A window of Littorina saxatilis isolate snail1 linkage group LG7, US_GU_Lsax_2.0, whole genome shotgun sequence contains these coding sequences:
- the LOC138970959 gene encoding vesicle transport protein GOT1B-like — translation MMQITDFQKIGVGLAGFGIAFLFLGMMMFFDKGLLAIGNILFICGLTFVIGLERTFRFFFQKHKVKATGFFAGGILIVLLGWPVVGMILEMYGFFLLFGGFVPVAVNFLRRVPVVGTILNLPGIRSLADRAGESNSMDKV, via the exons ATGATGCAGATCACAGACTTCCAGA AGATAGGGGTGGGGTTGGCAGGATTTGGCATTGCATTCCTTTTCCTGGGGATGATGATGTTCTTTGACAAAGGCTTGCTGGCTATTGGAAAT ATACTTTTCATCTGTGGGCTGACCTTCGTCATAGGTCTGGAGAGAACATTTAGATTTTTCTTCCAGAAGCACAAGGTTAAAGCTACTGGCTTCTTTGCTGGCGGCATCTTGATTGTCTTGCTGGGCTGGCCAGTAGTTGGAATGATTCTGGAAATGTATGGCTTCTTTTTACTCTTCGG CGGTTTCGTCCCAGTTGCTGTAAACTTTTTGCGGCGAGTACCAGTGGTAGGGACTATACTCAACCTGCCTGGAATTCGATCA CTTGCAGACAGGGCGGGAGAGTCAAACTCTATG GATAAAGTTTGA